In Ananas comosus cultivar F153 linkage group 14, ASM154086v1, whole genome shotgun sequence, the genomic stretch aagaactttaaatttaaactacGTAACATGCCTTGGTTATAATCCGGGTCGTGGTTGTTCGCAGTTTCATTCGTTATGAAGAGCTTTGTCACTGGACGTCTTATAACAAATCTATTTCACTgatcgtccctagcgcaagtggcaaagaatttgatggttgggtcccaagtttaaattctaattgattctcATTTTTagctatgtttattttttaataaaagaaataaaacggGTAACACGCTACctatctctataaaaaaaaaaaaaaaaaaaaaaaaaaaaaaaaaaaaaaaaaaaaaaaactatttcacATTTCATAGATATCTCATATCCAATGTATTCAAAGATTTAATGCAAATATGTTTCAAGATTCAATCTAAATAAATGATCTGTATCAAAGTCAGATCCATCACAGCAGAATCAagcccgaaaaaaaaaatatatataactttaaaatttaaaataataacttattgTAATCAATTTATAGTAGTAAGAATGCacgaaatatactaactaaatatgtaaaaacaaacgacttatttaaatttaaaaaccatAGTGAATAGTGActtactaaaatcaaaattttaaaaaattaaataactaaatcAAAATGGTCAATATTTCGGATGAATTCAATACATATATTAGCCTAACAGATATTGCGCCCCAAAAGTTTCGAACCTGAAGCGAAATTGGGAACACGCTTCTCTGTACTTTGACGGGAATACCCTGCGGGCGCCCCACTCGCTGcgtttagtcccacatcgggGGCACGAGAGTTATGCATAGCATTTATTAACTCAACTCCAAGCGCCTCGATCGCCGAGCTTAGTAACGCGAGCTTGTGACCCAAGTGGGGGCTGTGGATGGGTGCGGACGTTTGATTGGACCGTTGGGTCAGGGCTCTTATTTGTGCAGTTGACTTGGGCCCGCCCGTTCCAAGCTGAGCAGTGGGCCACGTGGTTCCTGGCGAAGGCCTGGGTTCAGTGGGTCCTGAAGTGGAGGGGACTGCGTGAGGCTGGTTTCACAGAGCAGCGAACACCTCCCGCTCTCAACGGTGGAAGGNtttttttttttttttttttttttggtggtttcttttttcttttttgtcgtAGGGACccttccttttatttatttttttttggccttttttcgGTCTTTAACCTCTTTCGTTGTGGGGCCGCTCTCAGAACGTGGTTTCTTTTTGGTCGTTGAGAGCCCGTCGTGCTACGTCGTCCTCCAAATAAATGTACACGGGCGGCTAATGATTATTACTTGGGTTCGTGTATCCCAAATACGAGCCTAAATGAAGATGAGATTAGTGACTCTTTGTTTTGGATCTGATGATAACCAGTTAACTGggtatattaatttaaagaaacaaaaatggCCCCAACCCATCTTTCAAGGAGAGAGAATACTCATGCGTTAGTGATGATATTTATAATTAGGGATAATTGCTTATGTACTCCTCgtatgtttgaaaatatccgatttatcgctacttttttttctttctaaaatacccttcATATGTTCCACCATTATTGTAAAATACTCCCGCAATTATCCCCtattaagttaacttaggttaaacgtgagttaaatatctatcacaattaaaaaaaattaaaatgctaattttgcccttaacttacgagcaaataaaaaatatgagtgACGGtataggggtatatttgaaaagaccaaaagtcaaaatactttttgtgccccttaCTTAAGGGCAAacaagaaaagtcggtgatagtgaaagaatatatttgaaagggcaaaataataattttatacaaataacagagttcattaacaaattttaattctagaaatatatttaaaataaattggaatgtaaaaaaatatttttaatattagtcttctaagaggagtaaatcagaaagtcgaaaactcagaaagtcgaaaacttttcaagagtatataagcaattgcccctattaaTTAACATGGTACAAAATGGTTCACTTACAAAATAAAAGTAGAGCTTTTTGAGACAAGATATTTTCGGAAGCCCGTATGTTGCCAAAAACTTCAATGTCAGCAAAGAACCAGTGTAGTGAAAAATTCGAATCAGAAAGGCTTTTGAATTTCACTTTTGCCTCTGTCAATGTAAATATAAGGTGATTAGCAGATGTAAATCATCTGCCCCAGCACTCGTGAAGCAAAAGAGCCAAGAAGGAGATTCTTATaaaaggtagagagagagagagagagagagagagagagagagagaaaacttatTCTAAGACCCATTGTTATTATGGTACATAAATGATGTAGAAAATCTCATCTAGCTGAACATACACTAGTAGGGTTGGGGTTGAGAGGTATTTCCATACCAAGTTCCATTAAACCACCAATTAGCTGCTAACTGTTACACTGCTTCTTAGGAATCTCACATGCCTACTTTGTCTCAACTTGGGGAGAGCCTCTTGTGCCTTTCCTTGCAAAAGATCCAGGTAAAGTGAAGCAAGAAGCGCTTTTGGGTTATCGGGCAAAAATCCAAGACCCTGCTTCATGAAACTGCTCGCCTGTTCGAGATCACCCTGCACGGCCGACATAACAGCTAGGTTCACATAAAGCATTCCTCGAGCCTCCTCGGGCTTCAAACTCCACAAATATTTgcactcttcagaaatcgattTCTTATTAGTTGAACCATTTACATTATCATCACTGTCGCTGCTGCCCTTTTCTTCGAACCACTTCTCTAGATCTTCATCGTTGAATGGCCATTCGGTGTTTTTCCCCTCAGCGATATAAGTGGCTAACTCCTCTGCAGCTTCTTTAGGCCTGTTGAGGTGACAGAGTGCTTCTGCTGCGTATAAACGGCTTAAGAAAACATACATTCTTGAGCAATCGGGCATCTGCTGAACTGCTTTTACGACAGAAAGTGTTTGCAAGTAGTTCCCCAAGCAAAGCTCGGTGAACGCTAGGTCTACGAGGATGGCCTGCTTAATCTTGTGGTTCTCTTTTCTGCACATATCCTCATACGAAGCAACAGAGCTCTGCAAGGTGGCAATCGAACTCGCACCTCCTTTAGGATCTCCATTTGCATTGGCCTTTATATCAGAGCTCACCGTAATTGCTTGCTTTATATTGTTGGCTTCTGATGCAGCAGTTGACAGACCAGTTTTTGCTGTTTTCTCTTCAGAGGTATCCAGCAATAATTGAGCATTTAGAAGACATTGGCGGGCAAATGAAAGTGACAACAAATCTCCTCCTGAACCTGAATAGTTGTTGGCCGAGTTGACTGGGTCTACAACTACTTGCCGCCATTTACCCGAACCCACAACATGAACTTTAATAATCTCTCCATCggaacaagaagaagaatcaCTTCTCGAACTTAGAAGCCCCATCTCTAAAGCCAATAAAGAGCACTCAGCAAACCGAAGCCAGAACAGTGGCCGGTTGTAGAACAGCGGAACGGCTTCTCGAAAGCACCGCGCTGCAATCCCCGGCTTTCTACAGACCAAGTGTTGTAGACCGCAGTTGTATGAAATAAGACGGGATTTATCCTGAGAAAAGGTGGCAAGCTTCAAGGGCTTCTCTGATTGAAAAGATGAGCTTTGTCTCAGTgcttttgtaaagaaaaaattcGACGTGTTGTGAGCTTTTTGCTTGTGATGCAAGCATCCAAGATTGTTGTAGAACATAGTGAGCATTGCTGGCTCGGTTCTGTTAGTAGGAGCACTTAAAAGTTTCACAGCTTTTCGATGGTTACCACGTGCATATTCTAACTGAGACTTCAAGAGGAGTTCTATAGACGAATCTCTACCACGTGCCATATTCATTGCAAGCTTAAGCTCACGCTTCGCGACCTTTATGTTTCTCGTAAGAAGTAGAAGCCGGACTTTATAAAGCTGTAATTTAAGCTTTAGatcagcagcagaagcagcaaGATCGGCAGAGGTCTTTGAGAGGTCATTCCGTGAGGGCCGACCCAGGTTTTGGGCCCCACTATCCAAGGTTGAATATAATGTCTCGTATTCAAGAGAGTCATCAGATAAATTCCCCACCAAAGGGTTCTCGACCGCAGTTGAATCAGAATTAGAGACATCAGGAGCAGTATTACTTTTTGCAAGGAGTTTATGTTGGTTCGAAGAATGGTGCTGGATCATGCTTCCATTGTCATTTTGGTTTATTGTGTTACCAACACCAAAAGATTTCTCCAGGTATTGAATTATGTCCTGTAAATCAAGCAAAAAGTTACTGCACATTTGATAATGAATTGGGatataatttgtaaaaaacATAAAGAGTGGGATGCCAAAGCAATTAAGAAGTTTCTAACAAAATACTAAGTCAAGAGTCATATCCTTCGCGATAGAGTATCCTGATCCATATCACCACAGTTAATTCTTTCAACGACTAATAACTAACTTCGATGTTTTCCTGATTGCTACATTGGAAACTTCAGCAAACCTCAGAATCCTTGTATCTCATAGCTTTAAGCAACTGACATTAGAGCTTGATCTCCAAATTTACTAGATTAGGCAGGTTTCTCCATCAACTCAAATCCCATAGAACCACAAAGTAAAAGACATCACTATAACTGAAAAAACATTGTTCGTATGCCGGAACTTGGTCTGATACAAGTCTAATACGAGTCAATTATTATGATGTGAACTATAATAGTAATGACAGGATAACCTTATGCATAAACGTGAATTCTGGGGATGACTTGTGAATTATAAGTTCACCATCCAATGAAGCAGGTGAAGAAAACATCAGCACCAAAATAACTAACTTACTGCTGCCTTCGTTGCATCTTGGGACATCAATGCAATATCCAATAAGAGAAGGCACACATGAAGCGCAGTTGTCTGCAGAAAATTTAACAAACCCTTTCAGAAAATAGCGACCAAAGTTGGGTGAAGAAGTTGGAAAGTGATAATCGACTATAAGTACCTCATCAATAGGTTCAATATTTTGGTATAACGAATTTAAAACTGATAATGCTTGCCCATAATCATGCAGATGATAGAGGATAACTGCCTGCATACGGATCATTTTAAGGAATCAAGCTGTAAGCAATCTTTCA encodes the following:
- the LOC109720419 gene encoding CCR4-NOT transcription complex subunit 10-like isoform X1: MEGQDAASAVGKEGAAEEDGVVSASALAKEAAVLFQNRRYAEGVDILKQLLLKKQDDPKVLHNIAVAEYFHDGCPDPKKLLDVLDRVKKKYEGLAHSSREQVEAANGIASNATVGSRGNSNAAHQLSFVNNSLVAYSEEFDTSIVKFNTAVILYHLHDYGQALSVLNSLYQNIEPIDETTALHVCLLLLDIALMSQDATKAADIIQYLEKSFGVGNTINQNDNGSMIQHHSSNQHKLLAKSNTAPDVSNSDSTAVENPLVGNLSDDSLEYETLYSTLDSGAQNLGRPSRNDLSKTSADLAASAADLKLKLQLYKVRLLLLTRNIKVAKRELKLAMNMARGRDSSIELLLKSQLEYARGNHRKAVKLLSAPTNRTEPAMLTMFYNNLGCLHHKQKAHNTSNFFFTKALRQSSSFQSEKPLKLATFSQDKSRLISYNCGLQHLVCRKPGIAARCFREAVPLFYNRPLFWLRFAECSLLALEMGLLSSRSDSSSCSDGEIIKVHVVGSGKWRQVVVDPVNSANNYSGSGGDLLSLSFARQCLLNAQLLLDTSEEKTAKTGLSTAASEANNIKQAITVSSDIKANANGDPKGGASSIATLQSSVASYEDMCRKENHKIKQAILVDLAFTELCLGNYLQTLSVVKAVQQMPDCSRMYVFLSRLYAAEALCHLNRPKEAAEELATYIAEGKNTEWPFNDEDLEKWFEEKGSSDSDDNVNGSTNKKSISEECKYLWSLKPEEARGMLYVNLAVMSAVQGDLEQASSFMKQGLGFLPDNPKALLASLYLDLLQGKAQEALPKLRQSRHVRFLRSSVTVSS
- the LOC109720419 gene encoding CCR4-NOT transcription complex subunit 10-like isoform X2 → MEGQDAASAVGKEGAAEEDGVVSASALAKEAAVLFQNRRYAEGVDILKQLLLKKQDDPKVLHNIAVAEYFHDGCPDPKKLLDVLDRVKKYEGLAHSSREQVEAANGIASNATVGSRGNSNAAHQLSFVNNSLVAYSEEFDTSIVKFNTAVILYHLHDYGQALSVLNSLYQNIEPIDETTALHVCLLLLDIALMSQDATKAADIIQYLEKSFGVGNTINQNDNGSMIQHHSSNQHKLLAKSNTAPDVSNSDSTAVENPLVGNLSDDSLEYETLYSTLDSGAQNLGRPSRNDLSKTSADLAASAADLKLKLQLYKVRLLLLTRNIKVAKRELKLAMNMARGRDSSIELLLKSQLEYARGNHRKAVKLLSAPTNRTEPAMLTMFYNNLGCLHHKQKAHNTSNFFFTKALRQSSSFQSEKPLKLATFSQDKSRLISYNCGLQHLVCRKPGIAARCFREAVPLFYNRPLFWLRFAECSLLALEMGLLSSRSDSSSCSDGEIIKVHVVGSGKWRQVVVDPVNSANNYSGSGGDLLSLSFARQCLLNAQLLLDTSEEKTAKTGLSTAASEANNIKQAITVSSDIKANANGDPKGGASSIATLQSSVASYEDMCRKENHKIKQAILVDLAFTELCLGNYLQTLSVVKAVQQMPDCSRMYVFLSRLYAAEALCHLNRPKEAAEELATYIAEGKNTEWPFNDEDLEKWFEEKGSSDSDDNVNGSTNKKSISEECKYLWSLKPEEARGMLYVNLAVMSAVQGDLEQASSFMKQGLGFLPDNPKALLASLYLDLLQGKAQEALPKLRQSRHVRFLRSSVTVSS